Proteins encoded together in one Porites lutea chromosome 2, jaPorLute2.1, whole genome shotgun sequence window:
- the LOC140926104 gene encoding uncharacterized protein: MTINAPNVVVDMQLRPVNLPQTFLNQPEIELSQLHHIINSPPVTPVKVSTISPLLQQYDPRLKQFLIDGFSFGFRVGFVGTSQLRLASNLRSAKDQPEILAAKLEKEWCAGRIVGPFSRPPFDNFISSPLGVVPKKTPGEFRIIHHLSYPDGSSVNDFIPDQFSSVQYASIGDAITLIKSLGRGCFMAKTDIKSAFRIIPIHPDDYHLLGMTWNNSYFFDRCLPMGCSSSCAIFEAFSTALEWLAKHYLCVSGVLHILDDFLFIATSQGKCASDLNNFLSLCDCLGVPIAHEKTEGPSTTLQFAGITLDTINMEARLPDDKLQKCNAQLLDMHRRRKTTLKELQSLIGLLNFTCSVVLPGRAFLRRLVDLTKGVRLPRHRIRITEACRRDLLVWLQFLRDFNGRTFFLDEPWQVSPPLNLYTDAAGSKGYGALFGKHWFYGEWPVNWKSLNIAFLELFPITISLHVWGYQMSNQCVSLFTDNAALVDIINKQTSKHPMIMILVRDLVLTSLRHNILFRAYHIPGVDNTRADLISRLQIVDFRKAFPDADPEPTHVPETLLPQKWSIR; encoded by the coding sequence ATGACCATAAATGCTCCAAATGTGGTGGTAGACATGCAGCTACGTCCTGTCAATCTGCCTCAAACATTCCTAAACCAGCCGGAGATAGAACTATCGCAACTCCATCACATAATAAACAGCCCGCCAGTAACGCCGGTAAAAGTATCCACCATTAGCCCCCTTTTACAACAATACGACCCCCGTCTTAAGCAATTTTTGATTGATGGCTTTTCGTTTGGATTTCGCGTTGGGTTTGTTGGTACTAGCCAATTACGTCTTGCTTCAAATTTGCGCAGTGCGAAGGATCAACCTGAAATTTTAGCTGCTAAACTTGAGAAAGAATGGTGCGCTGGAAGAATTGTAGGTCCATTTTCTCGTCCACCTTtcgataattttatttcttcacCTTTAGGCGTAGTTCCAAAGAAAACCCCAGGGGAATTTCGTATTATACACCATTTGTCATACCCAGATGGATCGTCGGTGAATGATTTTATTCCGGACCAATTTTCGTCGGTTCAATATGCTTCAATAGGTGATGCTATTACACTCATTAAGTCGTTAGGTAGGGGTTGCTTCATGGCCAAGACCGATATAAAATCAGCTTTCCGCATTATCCCGATTCACCCTGACGACTACCATTTACTGGGTATGACATGGAATAATTCGTACTTCTTTGACCGGTGTCTGCCCATGGGCTGTTCTTCGTCTTGCGCTATATTTGAAGCTTTTAGCACTGCGCTCGAGTGGCTTGCTAAACATTATCTCTGTGTTTCCGGTGTTTTGCATATTCTGGATGATTTCTTGTTTATTGCTACCTCTCAAGGGAAATGTGCCTCCgatttaaacaactttttgaGCCTATGTGATTGTTTAGGGGTACCTATAGCACATGAAAAAACGGAAGGTCCTTCAACCACTTTACAGTTTGCGGGGATAACACTCGACACGATTAACATGGAAGCGCGTCTGCCGGACGATAAGCTTCAAAAATGCAATGCTCAGTTATTGGACATGCACAGACGCCGTAAAACTACTCTGAAAGAACTTCAATCTTTGATTggattattaaattttacttgTTCAGTTGTTCTACCTGGTCGGGCCTTTCTTCGGAGGCTTGTTGATCTCACAAAGGGTGTCCGTCTCCCTCGCCATCGTATACGGATTACTGAAGCCTGTCGTCGAGATTTATTAGTGTGGCTTCAATTTTTAAGAGATTTTAACGGCCGTACATTTTTTCTGGACGAACCGTGGCAGGTTTCACCGCCTCTCAACCTTTACACCGACGCCGCGGGCTCAAAGGGCTATGGCGCACTTTTTGGGAAACATTGGTTTTACGGAGAGTGGCCTGTCAATTGGAAATCATTGAACATTGCATTTTTGGAGCTCTTTCCGATTACTATCTCGCTCCACGTGTGGGGATATCAAATGAGCAATCAATGTGTCTCTCTGTTTACTGATAATGCGGCTTTGGTTGACATTATCAATAAGCAGACTTCAAAACACCCCATGATCATGATCTTAGTACGTGACCTTGTCCTAACATCACTACGTCATAATATTTTGTTTCGGGCTTATCATATACCCGGTGTTGACAACACCCGGGCGGACTTAATTTCTCGTTTACAGATTGTAGATTTCAGGAAAGCATTCCCAGATGCCGACCCAGAGCCAACTCATGTTCCCGAGACCCTTCTCCCGCAGAAGTGGTCGATACGTTAA
- the LOC140928473 gene encoding uncharacterized protein: protein MASEKQDITCFVHNVSPVKKSGPTSYFNCHLQTEKDLIGSVCFATEKKETLDAMAAQRSPVKISNFNISNKYGRSDVVINRNTTITSTTADFPYKAQDDVTSIASLSKVAPQQLVSIKGKISHLSATKTIVIQDSPVKKQEGYIVDPSGYIKVIFWGEHVDSVTPQSTYFFNNLRMKVSQNQRYLNTPKQDNLYTIKDAEPFKQTLPEVSDISTTTETIGEILGISSVTKYNCCCSCSKKVTIKGKIAVCDNCKVTQKATSCSVKWTLKIHIQNSKQPLQKLQLQVYQEAVPKLFSICHLIANETTEEEITEAVLNLDTVKVCFDTQTRKLVDIEKIAI from the exons ATGGCTTCAG AAAAACAAGACATAACTTGCTTTGTGCATAATGTCTCACCagtaaaaaaatctggaccaacAAGCTACTTTAACTGCCACCTTCAGACAGAGAAAGATCTCATTGGCAGTGTATGCTTTGCAACTGAAAAGAAGGAAACTCTTGATGCAATGGCCGCACAAAGATCACcggttaaaatttcaaattttaacatcAGCAATAAGTATGGACGAAGTGATGTAGTAATAAACAGGAACACAACCATCACTTCAACAACAGCTGATTTTCCATACAAAGCACAAGATGATGTCACATCAATTGCATCCTTGTCAAAAGTAGCACCACAACAGCTAGTGTCAATAAAAGGAAAGATATCACATCTAAGTGCGACCAAAACTATAGTCATCCAAGATTCTCCTGTCAAAAAACAGGAAGGCTATATAGTTGATCCATCTGGTTACATAAAAGTTATTTTCTGGGGTGAGCATGTTGACAGCGTCACACCACAGTCCACCTATTTCTTCAACAACTTGAGAATGAAAGTATCTCAGAATCAAAGATACTTGAACACACCAAAACAAGATAATTTATACACCATCAAGGACGCTGAACCCTTCAAACAAACATTACCTGAAGTCAGTGACAtctcaacaacaacagaaaccaTTGGAGAAATACTAGGAATAAGCAGTGTCACCAAATACAACTGTTGTTGTTCATgttcaaaaaaagttacaatcaaGGGAAAAATTGCAGTCTGCGATAACTGCAAAGTAACACAAAAGGCAACCAGCTGCAGTGTAAAGTGGACACTCAAGATCCATATCCAAAACTCCAAACAACCACTGCAGAAGCTTCAGCTACAGGTTTATCAAGAAGCAGTGCCAAAGTTGTTTTCAATTTGTCACTTAATTGCAAATGAAACAACAGAGGAGGAAATCACAGAGGCTGTCTTAAACCTAGACACAGTTAAAGTATGCTTTGACACGCAAACGCGAAAACTTGTGGACattgaaaaaattgccatttaa
- the LOC140928471 gene encoding ATP-dependent DNA helicase pif1-like — MALNFIHFATKYKLVNKKLTVQPHNMIPRVFPVFSSNSKGPNFGLYCKYQLLKHKPWHTTQDNAWDCQEGTDEIYITKWKEFLQTPYAEEHVPDWYEKLQSVQNNTEEEPNIEHSSEELPQREEWMDLADLIPGYFVNQDNITQQTSQPDYDWQNDKIKYANHLIQEMPSWIKTKKDTLDSTFGLQQQNIDVNTFSDMQRHAYNMVKAHSEQACPKDPLLLIILGVAGTGKSYLINAIRNLLQHSCAVTATTGKASFNINGCTIHSLLKLPVGPRHNKELTGQGLVTLQTKLKDISYILIDEYSMLGQTLFGWIDRRCRQATGKNDEVFGGKSMILVGDPAQLPPVADKPLYHSRPSSSTGEQGYLAYHMFGNVVKLSVNQRVQGLNQQQAQFRDLLIRLRTGDSNEQDWKLLLARQPSIALNVNEFQDATRLYFSNEEVANYNFEQLSELHQPIACITARHSSDIAKKASSDDMSGLQPTIFLAKGAHVMLTMNLWIDVGLCNGATGTVEDFIYANNQQPPDLPVAVIVKFNEYRGPSISDSIPRCVPICPITITSQTLDGLHERQQLPLKLAWAITIHKSQGLTLPKAWIDFGQTETTAGISYVAISRVKTLSSCIIEPMTFERLKSLKKSTNLKYRLEEESRLYNLANIN, encoded by the coding sequence ATGGCTcttaatttcattcattttgcaacaaaatacaAACTTGTCAACAAAAAACTAACAGTTCAGCCTCATAACATGATTCCCAGAGTTTTTCCAGTATTTTCTTCCAATTCAAAAGGTCCAAATTTTGGACTTTATTGCAAATATCAGTTACTTAAGCACAAACCTTGGCATACTACACAAGACAATGCCTGGGATTGTCAGGAAGGCACTGATGAAATATACATCACAAAATGGAAGGAATTTCTACAAACACCATATGCTGAAGAGCATGTTCCTGACTGGTATGAAAAACTACAAAGTGTACAGAATAACACAGAAGAGGAACCAAATATAGAGCACTCTTCAGAAGAGCTTCCACAGCGTGAAGAGTGGATGGATTTAGCAGATCTCATACCTGGGTATTTTGTTAACCAAGATAATATAACACAACAAACCTCTCAGCCTGATTATGACTGGCAAAATGACAAGATTAAGTATGCAAATCACTTAATACAGGAAATGCCATCCTGGATAAAAACTAAGAAAGATACTTTGGATTCTACCTTTGGTttgcaacaacaaaatattgatGTTAATACATTCAGTGACATGCAAAGACATGCCTACAATATGGTGAAAGCACATTCTGAACAAGCCTGCCCTAAAGATCCATTGCTTCTTATTATACTTGGAGTTGCCGGTACAGGGAAAAGTTACCTCATTAATGCCATCCGAAACCTGCTCCAACACTCTTGTGCAGTGACTGCCACAACTGGCAAAGCTTCATTTAACATAAACGGATGTACAATCCATTCACTATTAAAATTGCCTGTTGGCCCAAGACATAACAAAGAATTAACAGGACAAGGGCTTGTCACATTACAAACCAAGCTGAAAGATATCAGTTATATCCTAATTGATGAATACTCTATGCTaggacaaacattgtttggctGGATTGATAGACGCTGCCGACAAGCAACAGGCAAAAATGACGAAGTATTTGGTGGTAAATCCATGATATTAGTTGGTGACCCAGCTCAATTGCCTCCAGTGGCAGATAAGCCATTATATCATTCGAGACCCTCCAGTTCTACAGGTGAACAAGGCTATTTAGCTTATCACATGTTTGGCAATGTTGTAAAACTGTCAGTAAACCAGAGGGTTCAAGGCTTAAATCAACAGCAAGCTCAGTTTAGAGATTTACTCATACGCCTTCGCACAGGAGATTCTAATGAGCAAGATTGGAAACTTCTTTTGGCAAGACAGCCTTCCATAGCATTGAACGTGAATGAGTTTCAAGATGCCACTAGGCTCTATTTCAGCAATGAAGAAGTTGCTAATTATAACTTTGAACAGTTATCAGAACTTCATCAGCCAATAGCCTGCATCACTGCACGTCACTCTAGTGATATAGCTAAGAAAGCAAGTTCGGATGACATGTCAGGTTTACAACCGACCATTTTCCTTGCAAAAGGTGCACATGTAATGCTTACCATGAACCTATGGATAGATGTTGGACTTTGTAACGGTGCAACTGGAACGGTTGAAGATTTCATTTATGCAAACAACCAGCAACCACCAGACTTGCCTGTCGCTGTCATAGTAAAATTTAATGAGTATAGAGGTCCATCTATCAGTGATAGCATTCCACGATGTGTGCCTATATGCCCAATAACAATAACCTCACAGACACTAGATGGTTTACATGAGAGACAACAGTTGCCTCTCAAACTTGCTTGGGCAATCACAATACACAAGAGCCAAGGGTTAACACTGCCAAAAGCATGGATTGACTTTGGTCAGACTGAAACTACTGCAGGCATTTCATATGTAGCTATAAGCAGAGTGAAAACACTTTCATCTTGTATTATTGAACCAATGACTTTTGAAAGACTTAAGAGTCTTAAGAAATCCACTAATTTAAAATATAGACTTGAAGAAGAAAGCAGGCTATATAATCTAGCAAATATAAATTGA